A stretch of the Leishmania infantum JPCM5 genome chromosome 30 genome encodes the following:
- the LIP1 gene encoding putative 60S acidic ribosomal protein P2 — protein sequence MQYLAAYALVALSGKTPSKAAVEAVLKAAGVAVDASRVDAVFQELEGKSFDALVAEGRAKLVGSGSAAPAAAASTAAAAAAVVAEAKKEEPEEEADDDMGFGLFD from the coding sequence ATGCAGTACCTCGCCGCGTACGCCCTCGTGGCGCTCTCTGGCAAGACGCCGTCGAAGGCGGCCGTTGAGGCTGTCCTGAaggccgccggcgttgcCGTGGATGCCTCCCGCGTGGATGCCGTCTTCCAGGAGCTCGAGGGCAAGAGCTTTGATGCGCTGGTGGCCGAGGGCCGCGCGAAGCTGGTGGGCTCTGgctctgccgctcctgctgccgctgcctccactgctgcagccgccgctgccgtggttGCCGAGGCAAAGAAGGAGGAgcccgaggaggaggccgacgaTGACATGGGCTTCGGTCTCTTCGACTGA
- the LIP2 gene encoding putative 60S acidic ribosomal protein P2, with product MQYLAAYALVALSGKTPSKAAVEAVLKAAGVAVDASRVDAVFQELEGKSFDALVAEGRTKLVGSGSAAPAAAASTAAAAAAVVAEAKKEEPEEEADDDMGFGLFD from the coding sequence ATGCAGTACCTCGCCGCGTACGCCCTCGTGGCGCTCTCTGGCAAGACGCCGTCGAAGGCGGCCGTTGAGGCTGTCCTGAaggccgccggcgttgcCGTGGATGCTTCCCGCGTGGATGCCGTCTTCCAGGAGCTCGAGGGCAAGAGCTTTGATGCGCTGGTGGCCGAGGGCCGCACGAAGCTGGTGGGCTCTGgctctgccgctcctgctgccgctgcctccactgctgcagccgccgctgccgtggttGCCGAGGCAAAGAAGGAGGAgcccgaggaggaggccgacgaTGACATGGGCTTCGGTCTCTTCGACTGA
- a CDS encoding putative ribosomal P protein AGP2beta-1, with protein MALQENRDSYKVKAFSLSEFVQQCSDCHQLCLEKTARVVENRSRAPRGWEALFDSVAEERRSEDLDLCESRCRYMQATCPSQDRVQQYEEALAAASLKPKKRTPPNSSVLQDASRCEHAVEVFSNVLFALAHKPSKVSFPTKDLKTGGTNDAESHAEAPTEAHRKVLEGSKSMDNDIWRRWSKLRQERIGSNAQDITSSTGSSSLPDTAAASAGSSGTTPKW; from the coding sequence ATGGCTCTTCAAGAGAATAGGGACTCCTACAAGGTCAAAGCTTTCTCCTTGTCCGAGTTTGTGCAGCAGTGTTCCGACTGCCACCAGCTGTGCCTCGAAAAGACGGCCCGCGTTGTGGAAAACCGCAGTCGTGCCCCGCGGGGATGGGAGGCACTTTTCGACTCCGTTGCGGAGGAGCGGCGGTCTGAGGACTTGGACCTCTGCGAGTCGCGATGCCGGTACATGCAGGCCACCTGCCCGTCACAGGACAGGGTACAACAGTACGAGGAGGctctcgccgccgcgtcacTCAAGCCGAAGAAGAGGACGCCGCCAAACTCGTCTGTGCTGCAGGACGCTTCCCGGTGCGAGCACGCGGTCGAGGTCTTCTCGAATGTCCTGTTTGCCTTGGCGCACAAACCCAGCAAGGTATCCTTCCCGACCAAGGACCTGAAAACGGGAGGCACCAACGACGCCGAGTCCCACGCCGAAGCGCCTACGGAGGCCCACCGAAAGGTGCTCGAGGGGTCTAAGAGCATGGACAACGATATctggcgccgctggagcAAGCTGCGCCAAGAGCGCATCGGCTCAAATGCACAGGACATCACTTCCTCGACCGGCTCCAGCTCGCTGCCGGacacggcagcagcttcggcTGGGTCGAGTGGCACGACCCCAAAGTGGTGA